Sequence from the Rhodococcus jostii RHA1 genome:
GAGTACGAGCTGCTCGGCGAATTCCGGCAACCCTCACGCAAGCTGATCACCGTCTACGCGGCGGAGGTGAGCGAGGACGTCACGTTCGTCGAGAGCAACACGTTCGAACTGGAGTGGCCGCCGCGGTCGGGGAAGCGTCAACAGTTCCCCGAGGTCGACGACGCCCGCTGGTTCCCGGCGGATGTGGCCGAGACGAAACTGGTCAAGGGGCAGCGTCCGATAATCCAGGCCTTGCGCCTTCGCCGCCCGTGAGTACTTGTTAACCGCCGGGGGGCTGTTGCGGAATTGAGTGAGGGTGGTTTGGTTCTCTCGTGACTTGGCGGGTGCCGGTGCGGGCGGGGGTGTCCCCGCCTGGTCATGAGGTGGCCGGGAGCGGGGTGCCTGCGGTCAGGTGGGTGAGGATCTTGCCCAGGTTGTGCACTGCGGCGTGGAACGCCCATTCGCTGCGGGCGCGGTCGAGGCCGCGGCTGGTGAAGCGGCGGAATCCGAGGTTGTGTTTGGCGTGCCCGAACACGGTTTCGGCGATGGGTGAGCGTTTGCGGTAGGTGGCGATGCCGGCCTCGGTGCGCAGCCGGCGGGTCATGGCCTGGATCGGATCCGCTTGCGGCGGTGGCGGTCCGGTGACCGGATCAGCGGCGGCGGCAGCCTCGAGGTGATGGGATTTGCCGGTGGCGATCAACCGGTCCGGGCCCGGCGAGGTGAGATTGGCGCGGGAGCAGTAGCCGGCGTCGAAGAGCATCACCCCGATCAACTCCTCCGGGGCCGGGGCCGGGGCCGGGCGGGCAGGGTCCGCGCCGACCGGGTTCGTGTCGCGGCGGGAGGTGTCGATCAGCTGCGCGGCCTTGCCTGCCTTGTCGACCATGTCGGGGAAGTAGTCGTAGTCGACCGGGCCGGTCCCGACTCCGGTGGCCAGGATCAACCCGTCCGCACTGGTGAAGGCCTGGCAGTTGTAGCCCTGCAGCCACCCGCCGCCGCGCAGCGGCTGCAACCGCGAATCGGGGTCGGTGATGTTGCGGCGCCGCTGCCCGGCGGCAGCGGTGCGCTCACCCTGCTTGCGCAGGGCGGTGTCGAGTTCGGTGCGCCGACGCCGCACCAGGTGGTGCTCGTCGACCGGTTTCGGAACGAACCCGCCCCCGCCCCCTGACGCGGTGCGCCCCCGGAACCGCTCGATCACCGCCTGCTGGGCGGCGACCGCCTCGGCCAGACGCCGCTCGGCGGCGGCGACCTCGGCCCCGACCGGCACCCGGCCCATCACCGTCTCACCCGCGTCGAGCCGGGCCAGGTAGTCCTGTGCCTTCCCGTCCCGCTCGGACTGTTCGGCCTGCTTCTGCGCGTCGAGCTGGGCCAACGCCTCGGCGATGCGTGCCGAGCGGGTCGTGGGATCGGCCAACTCCGCCGGCACCTGCCCCGGGCCCGGATCGTCCTCGCCGTAGAGGTCGTCCTCGGCGTCATCGGTGGCGGCGTGCGCGGCCGCCGCGGCCGCGGCGATCCGCGCGGCCTCCGCCTCGGCTGCCCGGCGCAGCCCGTCCTCGGTGCGGTTGGCGTCCTTCGATGCGTTCGAGGCGATCTTCACCCCGTCCAACGCGATCGTCTCGAGCCGGCCCAGACCCAACCGTGCGGCCAGGATCAGGACCTGCGTGAACAGGGCCTCGCAGGCGGTGTGGTTGTCCTTGCGGAACCGTGAGATCGTCACGTGATCGGGGGCATCGCCGGCGCAGATCACCCGGTAGGACACCACCTCCGAGCAGGCCCGCTCGATCTGCCGCGACGACCGCACCCCCCGCGACCACGACCACACCAGCAGGGTCACCAGCATGTCCGGGTCGTACCCGGCCCGCCCGGCGCCTCCGGTGCGGCGAGAGTCATGAAAGGCACTGGTGTCGAGATGGGTGTCGACGATCTCGATCACCGTCCACACCGGATGCGTGGGCGGCACCCACTCCCGCATGTCCGGTGGCAACAAAAACTGCTGGTCACGATTCACCGGTCGATATCCCTTGGCCACCAACACATTATTCAGGAAACCCAAGGTCAGGGCATGGTGCCACGCGGGCGCTCCGTCCCGGGATTTCGAAACAGCCCCCCGGACGTTAATAAGTACTCACGGGCGCGGGAGCGCACGCCAGACGGCGGCGGGGGTCATCGGGATCCGACGGAGCCGGGCGCCGGTGGCGTCCGCGATCGCATTGGCCAGGGCAGGGGCCACCGGGTTGTACGGGGACTCGCTCATCGACTTGGCGCCGTGCGGGCCCAGTTCGTCGTAGGTGTCCGCGAAGTAGACCTCGGTGTCCGGCACGTCCACGAGCTGCGGGAGGTGATAATTCCGGAGCTGCGGGTTGAGCACCGTCCCGGCGCCGTCGAGCAGGATCTCCTCGTACAGTGCGCTGCCGATCGCCTGCGCGACGCCGCCCTCGACCTGCCCGCGGCACTGCTGCGGGTTGAGGACCGTACCCGCATCCGCCGCCTGGATGGACTGCAGGATGCGGACCTCCCCGGTGACGGTGTCGACGGCCACCCGGAACGCGTGCACGTTGAACACCACCGAGCGGGGGGTGCCATCGTGCCTGCCCTCGGCGCGGATCGGTCCCTCGGGCACCAGCTTGTCGAGTTCGACGACCCGCCCAGCCACCTCGACGGCCTCGGGTGTCAGCGCGCAGTCGGCGTCCTCGGTCGCACCCGCGACGCGGCGAGCAACCTCGAACAGCTGCTCCCGTAACCGGGTTCCCGCAAGATGGACCGCCTTCCCGGCGACCACCGTGCCTGCCGAACCGAACGCGCCGGTGTCGTGCGCGGCGACGTCGGTGTCGGACTGCAGCACGCTGATCCGGTCGGCGGTGGTGCCCAACGCGGACGCGGCGAGCTGGGCGTGGACGGTGGTGGTGCCGTTGCCGAACTCCGCGGTGCCCACCCGCAGTTCGTACCGGCCACCTTCGACGAGGGTGCAGGACACGTCCGCGAAGTGCCCCCGCGGCGGAATGGTCGCGATCATCGACGCCGCCATGCCCTCACCGACCCGCCACTGCGGGCCGTCCGGCGGGCGCACGTCGTTGCCGCGGCGCAGCGCGGCCTCCGCCAGGTCGAGGCATTGATCGAGTCCGTAACTGCCGTATGTGAGGTCGCCGTGCTCCACCTCGGCGTCGACGAAATCGTCACCCGGAACGACCACGTTGCGGCGGCGCAGTTCGAACGGATCGATGCCCAGCTGCGTCGCCAGCTGATCGAGCGCGGATTCCACCGCGAAGATGACCTGGCCCAGACCGTAGCCGCGGAACGCCCCGGACGGCAGGTTGTTGGTGTAGACGGCCTGGGCGTCCACCCGCTTGTTCGGCGACCGGTACAGGGCAACGGATTCGCTGCAGCCGTGGAACATCACGCCCACCGAATGATTGCCGTACGCACCGGCGTCCGAGAGCACGTCGACGGCGAGCGCCGTCAGCTTTCCGTCGCCGTCGGCGCCGACCTTCACCGAGACCCGCATGGGATGCCGGCACGGGGCGATCGTGAACTGGTCGGAGCGGGTGAACTCGTACTGGACCGGTCTGCCGGTACGCAGAACGGCGAGGGCGACGAGATCCTCGACCAGCATTTCCTGTTTGGCGCCGAAGCCGCCCCCGATGCGGGCGGTGAACACCCGGACCTGTGAGCGGTCGCGCGAGAACAGGTGGGCGAGTTCGTCGCGGACGAGGAAGGGCACCTGGGTGCTGCTGCGGAGGGTGAGACGCCCGTCGGAGTCGAGCCAGCCGATGGCCGAGTGGGTTTCGAGATGCGCGTGCTGCACGCGTTGCGTCTGCCACGTGCCCTCCACCACGGCACCCGTGTCCCGCGCCGCCGCGAGCCCGGCAGCGAGGTCGCCGACTTCGCCGTGGACTTCCGCCACCAGGTTCCGGGCCGGGTCCGCGATCCGGGAATCGGCGCCCTTGTCACCGTGCAGCAGGGGGGCACCGGGACGGCGTGCCAGGTCGGGATCGAAGACCGCTTCCAGTACTTCGTACTCCACGTCGATCAGTTCCACTGCACGCCGGGCGATGTCGACGGAGTCGGCCACGACGGCCGCGACCCGTTGCCCCCGGAACCGGAGGATCGTGTCGAACACGTAGGTGTCGTCGGGGTCGTCGGTGCGGAACTCGTGGCGGGCCGTGGAGAAGGCGACGTCGGGACTGTCGCGGTGGGTGAGCACCGCGTGGACGCCGGGCAGCCTCTCCGCGGCGGACGTGTCGAGTCGGGTGATGCGGGCGTGCGCATGCGGGCTGCCGAGTATCTGGATGTGCGTCAGACCCTCGACGGCCAGGTCGAGTGTGTAGGGCTCGGCGCCGCACACCACCCGGGCGGCGGCGGGCGCGGGAATGGACCGGCCGAACGACTCACCGGCACGGTCCGATTCGGTGGTGCACACGCCGCCGACAGCGTCGCGAATGGCGCG
This genomic interval carries:
- a CDS encoding molybdopterin-dependent oxidoreductase; its protein translation is MKLTVDGQSVDADPRPGQCLRTFLREQQRFAVKKGCDAGDCGACSVLLDGVPVHSCVVPAHRAENREVTTAAGLGSPDRLHPVQQQFVDAAGFQCGFCTPGIVVTASALDSGQRADLPRSLKGNLCRCTGYRAIRDAVGGVCTTESDRAGESFGRSIPAPAAARVVCGAEPYTLDLAVEGLTHIQILGSPHAHARITRLDTSAAERLPGVHAVLTHRDSPDVAFSTARHEFRTDDPDDTYVFDTILRFRGQRVAAVVADSVDIARRAVELIDVEYEVLEAVFDPDLARRPGAPLLHGDKGADSRIADPARNLVAEVHGEVGDLAAGLAAARDTGAVVEGTWQTQRVQHAHLETHSAIGWLDSDGRLTLRSSTQVPFLVRDELAHLFSRDRSQVRVFTARIGGGFGAKQEMLVEDLVALAVLRTGRPVQYEFTRSDQFTIAPCRHPMRVSVKVGADGDGKLTALAVDVLSDAGAYGNHSVGVMFHGCSESVALYRSPNKRVDAQAVYTNNLPSGAFRGYGLGQVIFAVESALDQLATQLGIDPFELRRRNVVVPGDDFVDAEVEHGDLTYGSYGLDQCLDLAEAALRRGNDVRPPDGPQWRVGEGMAASMIATIPPRGHFADVSCTLVEGGRYELRVGTAEFGNGTTTVHAQLAASALGTTADRISVLQSDTDVAAHDTGAFGSAGTVVAGKAVHLAGTRLREQLFEVARRVAGATEDADCALTPEAVEVAGRVVELDKLVPEGPIRAEGRHDGTPRSVVFNVHAFRVAVDTVTGEVRILQSIQAADAGTVLNPQQCRGQVEGGVAQAIGSALYEEILLDGAGTVLNPQLRNYHLPQLVDVPDTEVYFADTYDELGPHGAKSMSESPYNPVAPALANAIADATGARLRRIPMTPAAVWRALPRP
- a CDS encoding transposase — translated: MLVAKGYRPVNRDQQFLLPPDMREWVPPTHPVWTVIEIVDTHLDTSAFHDSRRTGGAGRAGYDPDMLVTLLVWSWSRGVRSSRQIERACSEVVSYRVICAGDAPDHVTISRFRKDNHTACEALFTQVLILAARLGLGRLETIALDGVKIASNASKDANRTEDGLRRAAEAEAARIAAAAAAAHAATDDAEDDLYGEDDPGPGQVPAELADPTTRSARIAEALAQLDAQKQAEQSERDGKAQDYLARLDAGETVMGRVPVGAEVAAAERRLAEAVAAQQAVIERFRGRTASGGGGGFVPKPVDEHHLVRRRRTELDTALRKQGERTAAAGQRRRNITDPDSRLQPLRGGGWLQGYNCQAFTSADGLILATGVGTGPVDYDYFPDMVDKAGKAAQLIDTSRRDTNPVGADPARPAPAPAPEELIGVMLFDAGYCSRANLTSPGPDRLIATGKSHHLEAAAAADPVTGPPPPQADPIQAMTRRLRTEAGIATYRKRSPIAETVFGHAKHNLGFRRFTSRGLDRARSEWAFHAAVHNLGKILTHLTAGTPLPATS
- a CDS encoding NUDIX domain-containing protein, translated to MTVTSAGVLLYRTDDAGVLQLWIVHMGGPFWARKDEAAWSIPKGEYVEGEDPYAAALREFEEEIGAPPPAVEYELLGEFRQPSRKLITVYAAEVSEDVTFVESNTFELEWPPRSGKRQQFPEVDDARWFPADVAETKLVKGQRPIIQALRLRRP